A stretch of the Sphingosinithalassobacter tenebrarum genome encodes the following:
- a CDS encoding alpha,alpha-trehalose-phosphate synthase (UDP-forming) codes for MSRLIIISNRVSAPKGSMSGAQGGLAVALQAALRESGGIWFGWSGEYTDQFTGQINFQRNEGVTTATVDLEEQDIEEYYNGYANRTLWPLFHYRIDLAEYERDFAGGYQRTNERFADTVRPLIEEEDVIWIQDYHMFPLGAELRKRGFNNRMGFFLHIPWPPRRLLTTLPEAHELVASMFAYDVIGFHTQEWLESFCDFARIELGATLEGDGVVRLGDRTVQLLNCPIGIDSQDFTKMTNSDVAAATFDQMRKSAVDRAMIVGVDRLDYSKGLEERFNGYERFLEENPEQRKEQFLLQIAPPSRAAVDSYQRIRARLEAMSGHINGAYADLDWVPIRYVNQGYPRDVLAGVYRAARIGLVTPLRDGMNLVAKEFVAAQDPEDPGVLILSRFAGAAAQMPTALLVNPLSAEEIADAISQALVMPLKERIERWKPLYDNVMEEDVSWWRERFTAALMPEGQLQRQEHPAEAED; via the coding sequence ATGAGCCGTTTGATCATCATTTCCAATCGGGTGAGCGCTCCCAAGGGTTCGATGTCGGGCGCTCAGGGCGGCCTCGCCGTCGCGCTTCAGGCGGCGCTCCGCGAATCCGGTGGCATCTGGTTCGGATGGTCCGGCGAATATACCGATCAGTTCACCGGCCAGATCAACTTCCAGCGCAACGAAGGCGTCACTACCGCTACGGTCGACCTGGAAGAGCAGGATATCGAGGAATATTACAACGGCTACGCCAACCGCACGCTGTGGCCGCTCTTCCACTACCGCATCGATCTCGCCGAATATGAGCGCGATTTCGCCGGTGGCTATCAGCGCACCAATGAACGCTTCGCCGATACGGTTCGCCCGCTGATCGAGGAAGAGGACGTCATCTGGATTCAGGATTACCATATGTTCCCGCTCGGCGCCGAACTGCGCAAGCGCGGGTTCAACAACCGGATGGGCTTCTTCCTGCACATCCCTTGGCCGCCGCGCCGCCTGCTGACGACCCTGCCCGAGGCGCACGAACTGGTGGCATCGATGTTCGCCTATGATGTGATCGGATTCCATACGCAGGAATGGCTGGAAAGCTTCTGCGATTTCGCGCGTATCGAGCTCGGCGCCACTCTGGAAGGCGATGGCGTGGTGCGGCTGGGGGATCGCACCGTCCAGCTGCTCAATTGCCCGATCGGCATCGATTCGCAGGATTTCACGAAGATGACCAACTCGGATGTCGCCGCCGCGACATTCGATCAGATGCGCAAGAGCGCGGTCGATCGCGCGATGATCGTCGGCGTCGATCGGCTCGATTATTCCAAGGGGCTCGAAGAGCGGTTCAACGGCTATGAACGCTTTCTCGAAGAGAACCCCGAACAGCGAAAGGAGCAGTTCCTGCTCCAGATCGCGCCGCCCAGCCGCGCCGCGGTCGACAGCTATCAGCGCATCCGCGCCCGGCTGGAGGCCATGTCCGGCCACATCAACGGCGCCTATGCCGATCTTGACTGGGTGCCGATCCGATATGTGAATCAAGGCTATCCGCGCGACGTGCTGGCCGGCGTCTATCGGGCCGCGCGCATCGGGCTGGTCACGCCGCTGCGCGACGGGATGAACCTGGTCGCCAAGGAATTCGTTGCCGCGCAGGACCCGGAGGACCCCGGCGTCCTCATTCTTTCGCGCTTCGCCGGTGCCGCGGCGCAAATGCCCACTGCGCTGCTCGTCAATCCGCTGTCCGCCGAAGAAATTGCCGATGCCATCAGCCAGGCGCTGGTCATGCCGCTT
- a CDS encoding glycoside hydrolase family 15 protein, whose product MTNLDLWPIGNCQVSALIDRSGNFVWGCVPRVDGDPMFSSLVRGEDPNGESAQGMWAVELEDCIAVEQHYLRNTPILISRHTDANGNAIEVIDFCPRFQRLGRTYRPVAYARIVRPVAGSPRIRVRLRPTCHHGSTCQQRIGGSNHIRYAMDAMTLRLTTTAPVGMIQEERSFRAERPLHFFLGPDESFAGDVAATIEDMLSNTTLEWQEWVRGLAIPLEWQQVVIRSAITLKLCQHEETGAIVAALTTSIPEHADSQRNWDYRYCWIRDAYYTVQALNRLGALDVLENYLVYLRNIVDAAKGGHIQPLYGVLGEATLEERIARDLPGYRGMGPVRIGNAAYDQRQHDAYGQIVLSNAQAFFDHRLFRMAGIEDFEGLERIGERAWQLYDQPDAGLWELRTRQSVHTYSAAMCWAACDRLANVAGELGLPERQHFWEARAGTMRQRIEQSAWREEEDFVSATFSGSDLDASLLQLLDLRFLPPDDPRFQGTLRAVEAGLRRGSHMLRYATEDDFGLPETAFNVCTFWLIEALHFTGRSEDARELFEEMLSRCTGAGLLSEDIEPVTGELWGNYPQTYSLVGMINCAVLLSKPWSSIR is encoded by the coding sequence GTGACGAACCTGGATCTCTGGCCCATCGGCAATTGCCAGGTAAGCGCGCTGATCGATCGATCCGGGAATTTCGTTTGGGGGTGCGTGCCGCGCGTCGACGGCGACCCGATGTTCTCCTCGCTGGTGCGCGGCGAAGATCCGAACGGCGAATCCGCCCAGGGCATGTGGGCAGTCGAGCTGGAAGACTGTATCGCAGTCGAGCAGCATTATCTGCGCAACACCCCGATCCTGATCAGCCGTCATACCGATGCGAACGGCAATGCCATCGAAGTGATCGATTTCTGCCCGCGCTTCCAGCGGCTGGGTCGCACCTATCGTCCGGTCGCCTATGCGCGGATCGTCCGCCCGGTCGCGGGCAGCCCGCGGATCCGGGTCCGTCTGCGCCCCACCTGCCATCACGGCAGCACCTGTCAGCAGCGGATCGGCGGATCGAATCATATCCGCTATGCGATGGACGCAATGACGCTGCGCCTCACCACCACCGCACCGGTGGGGATGATCCAGGAGGAACGCAGCTTCCGCGCCGAACGGCCGCTGCATTTCTTCCTCGGCCCCGACGAGAGCTTCGCGGGGGATGTCGCCGCAACGATCGAGGACATGCTCTCCAATACGACTCTGGAGTGGCAGGAATGGGTCCGTGGTCTCGCGATCCCGCTCGAATGGCAGCAAGTGGTGATCCGCTCGGCGATCACGCTCAAGCTGTGCCAGCATGAGGAAACCGGCGCGATCGTCGCCGCGCTGACCACATCGATCCCCGAACATGCGGATTCGCAGCGCAATTGGGATTACCGCTACTGCTGGATCCGCGACGCCTATTACACGGTGCAGGCGCTGAACCGGCTCGGCGCGCTCGACGTGCTGGAAAACTATCTCGTCTATCTGCGCAACATCGTCGATGCGGCGAAGGGCGGGCATATCCAGCCGCTCTACGGCGTTCTGGGCGAAGCGACGCTCGAGGAACGGATCGCGCGCGACCTGCCCGGCTATCGCGGCATGGGGCCGGTACGGATCGGCAATGCCGCCTATGACCAGCGCCAGCATGACGCCTATGGCCAGATCGTGCTTTCCAACGCGCAGGCGTTTTTCGACCATCGCCTGTTTCGCATGGCGGGGATCGAGGATTTCGAGGGGCTGGAGCGGATCGGCGAACGCGCCTGGCAGTTGTACGACCAGCCCGATGCCGGATTGTGGGAATTGCGCACGCGGCAGAGCGTCCACACCTATTCCGCCGCGATGTGCTGGGCGGCATGCGATCGGCTCGCCAATGTCGCGGGCGAACTGGGCCTGCCCGAACGCCAGCATTTCTGGGAAGCGCGCGCCGGTACGATGCGCCAGCGAATCGAACAATCGGCGTGGCGCGAGGAAGAGGATTTCGTCTCCGCCACTTTCTCCGGCAGCGATCTCGACGCCAGCCTGCTGCAATTGCTAGACTTGCGCTTCCTGCCGCCGGACGATCCGCGTTTCCAGGGAACGCTAAGGGCGGTCGAGGCAGGGCTGCGCCGGGGATCGCACATGCTGCGTTATGCCACCGAGGATGATTTCGGCCTGCCGGAAACGGCGTTCAACGTCTGTACCTTCTGGCTGATTGAGGCATTGCACTTCACCGGCCGCAGCGAAGATGCTCGCGAACTTTTCGAGGAAATGCTGTCACGCTGCACCGGCGCCGGGCTACTTTCCGAGGATATTGAACCGGTTACGGGCGAATTGTGGGGGAACTATCCGCAGACCTACTCGCTTGTCGGCATGATCAACTGCGCAGTGCTGTTGAGCAAACCATGGAGCTCCATACGATGA
- the otsB gene encoding trehalose-phosphatase encodes MQSGTSEQLPAPPDDLLSGASLFLDFDGTLVEIADRPDAVRVDARLHELIATLVSVLDGRVALISGRPASEVRGFLGGGAMPGFAIAGSHGMEFLWADGRRTAAERPASLAEVHAEMTALAAENPGVMVEDKPLGAALHFRQAPEAESACRALATKLAEVHGLKLQPGKMLFEVRTSGGDKGRAIATFMEQAKFAGTRPVFLGDDTTDEPGFEAAETLGGAGVLVGPPRDTSASYRLGGVSATLDWLAAATEALA; translated from the coding sequence GTGCAGAGCGGAACGAGCGAACAACTTCCGGCCCCGCCGGACGATCTGTTATCCGGCGCGAGCCTGTTTCTCGATTTTGACGGGACGCTGGTGGAGATTGCCGACCGGCCCGACGCGGTTCGGGTCGATGCTCGCCTGCACGAACTCATCGCGACGCTGGTATCGGTGCTCGACGGGCGGGTTGCGCTGATCAGCGGCCGCCCCGCCAGCGAAGTGCGCGGTTTCCTGGGTGGCGGCGCGATGCCCGGATTCGCGATCGCGGGCAGCCACGGAATGGAATTCCTGTGGGCCGACGGACGCCGGACGGCCGCCGAACGGCCGGCATCGCTTGCCGAGGTGCACGCCGAAATGACGGCGCTCGCCGCCGAGAATCCCGGCGTGATGGTGGAAGACAAGCCGCTCGGCGCGGCGCTCCATTTCCGCCAGGCGCCCGAGGCGGAAAGCGCGTGCCGCGCGCTCGCCACCAAGCTGGCGGAAGTGCACGGGCTGAAGCTTCAGCCCGGCAAGATGCTGTTCGAAGTACGCACGTCGGGCGGCGACAAGGGGCGCGCGATCGCGACCTTCATGGAACAGGCCAAATTCGCGGGTACCCGGCCGGTCTTCCTCGGCGACGACACGACCGACGAACCCGGCTTTGAAGCGGCGGAAACGCTCGGCGGCGCAGGCGTGCTCGTCGGGCCGCCGCGCGATACATCGGCAAGCTATCGCCTGGGAGGCGTCTCCGCGACGCTCGACTGGCTGGCTGCGGCAACGGAGGCGCTCGCGTGA